From a single Nicotiana tomentosiformis chromosome 2, ASM39032v3, whole genome shotgun sequence genomic region:
- the LOC104098057 gene encoding uncharacterized protein, with protein sequence MASTKRESCISDEPEAKKAKVEEGPSQLPVSTPRVALNPADCDLDFNVEGNGLQGSALYEQGFAYCWSGARANMGITGGKYCFGCRIVSDQPVDMEDTPLDQQHLCRVGISRGDDAVGNLGETLHSFGFGGTGKFSSHGQFSEYGEKFGVGDTIICCVDLESSPLASIGFSKNGKWLGIAKQFNAGPTGHEVVDCPMKNLQWHSALFPHVLLKNVVVHMQFSIDDGLAPVEGYRPWSCAMEDGKAITGPSFLNLCDCEVMMMVGLPASGKSTWAEKWAMKHAEKRYLLLGTNLALDLMKVPGLLRKNNYGERFERLMDRATGIFNTLLSRASQIPRNFIIDQTNVYKNARKRKLKPFANYKKIAVVIVPTPEELKLRGEKRFKEMGKEVPAEAVNEMLVNFVLPTSKDMPRADEYFDEVRFKELGRAEAQRCLDEMKANVNSKREVTPYSRESSVQSLNNPSMQCHCQSYCGSSLLSHKNLSGGHLNSSYAQPPLQAPRETYFATPSSYDPMGDFGHGSRSAYDNSRGYEMEAQSAIHGGVYEPHGGYGAWNAAELHRSSMNDPYLRTTGGPRYLPPDSRGPAFESRMPAPYGFPHGIPAPRPPYGNFPSGAQHPGVYTPPRPGYY encoded by the exons ATGGCATCGACGAAACGTGAATCCTGTATAAGCGATGAACCTGAAGCCAAGAAAGCAAAGGTTGAAGAAGGGCCATCACAGCTTCCAGTATCCACACCCCGTGTGGCCCTTAACCCCGCCGATTGTGACTTAG ATTTCAATGTTGAAGGAAATGGATTACAAGGTTCAGCGCTTTATGAGCAAGGATTTGCTTATTGTTGGTCAGGTGCTCGAGCCAATATGGGAATCACTGGAGGAAAGTACTGCTTTGGTTGCAGAATCGTTTCAGATCAGCCTGTAGACATGGAAGATACACCACTAGATCAGCAACATCTTTGTCGTGTTGGCATCTCAAGGGGAGATGATGCAGTAGGAAACCTTGGGGAAACCCTTCATAGTTTTGGGTTTGGGGGTACTGGAAAGTTTTCTAGTCATGGACAGTTTTCTGAATATGGTGAAAAATTTGGGGTTGGTGACACCATAATTTGTTGTGTTGACCTTGAGTCTAGCCCTTTGGCATCCATAGGTTTCTCTAAAAATGGGAAGTGGCTGGGAATAGCAAAGCAATTTAATGCAGGTCCAACTGGCCATGAAGTGGTGGATTGTCCAATGAAAAATCTACAATGGCATTCAGCTCTTTTCCCTCATGTCTTGCTTAAAAATGTAGTTGTGCACATGCAGTTTAGCATAGACGACGGATTAGCTCCTGTGGAAGGATATAGACCATGGTCTTGTGCCATGGAAGATGGGAAAGCCATAACAGGCCCTAGCTTTCTGAATCTGTGTGATTGTGAAGTTATGATGATGGTGGGACTGCCTGCTTCCGGCAAGAGTACCTGGGCTGAGAAATGGGCGATGAAACATGCAGAAAAGCGATATCTTTTGCTTGGAACTAATTTGGCTTTGGATCTAATGAAG GTTCCTGGTTTGCTGCGCAAAAATAACTATGGTGAAAGATTTGAACGTTTAATGGACCGTGCTACTGGTATATTCAACACTCTTTTGTCTAGGGCTTCCCAGATTCCTCGTAATTTCATAATTGATCAGACAAATGTCTACAAAAATGCCCGGAAGCGCAAATTGAAGCCTTTTGCAAACTATAAGAAG ATTGCTGTTGTGATTGTTCCAACACCTGAAGAGCTCAAGCTCCGTGGTGAGAAGCGATTCAAAGAAATGGGCAAGGAGGTTCCTGCCGAAGCAGTAAATGAAATGTTAG TGAATTTTGTTTTACCTACGAGCAAAGATATGCCTCGAGCAGATGAGTACTTTGATGAG GTACGTTTTAAAGAACTTGGCAGAGCGGAGGCTCAGAGATGCTTGGATGAGATGAAAGCAAACGTAAATTCAAAGAGGGAAGTTACCCCTTATTCTCGTGAAAGTTCTGTGCAGTCACTTAATAACCCATCAATGCAGTGCCATTGCCAATCATACTGTGGTTCCTCATTGCTGAGTCACAAAAATTTATCAG GTGGACATCTAAATAGTTCATATGCTCAGCCTCCACTGCAAGCACCTCGTGAAACCTACTTCGCGACCCCTTCCAGTTATGACCCCATGGGTGATTTTGGTCATGGAAGTCGCAGTGCCTACGACAATTCAAGGGGATATGAGATGGAAGCTCAATCAGCTATCCATGGAGGGGTTTATGAGCCTCATGGGGGATATGGAGCTTGGAATGCAGCTGAGTTACACCGGAGCAGCATGAATGATCCCTACCTAAGAACGACTGGTGGTCCAAGATATCTGCCACCTGACTCAAGAGGACCTGCATTTGAATCGAGGATGCCAGCACCATATG GCTTTCCTCATGGGATTCCAGCTCCAAGACCGCCATATGGAAATTTTCCTTCCGGAGCACAGCATCCTGGAGTATACACTCCACCTCGTCCCGGATACTACTGA
- the LOC104098058 gene encoding uncharacterized protein has product MEEKKKSRKLKSSIPYSIVASMSILLSMEENSTKINAIPTEQPLHNPMASHSLMSTIVTLYTLILLYFPTTIAFSPVLISTSLLLLSLLKLGAAQRAKKPESKDPSLQVSRDFAYHDDCTSCANDSVFDTDSKPDLDPDPIRFHDDYFSNCEKDSVFDPEPKPDRDSDCFGESTMDAVCGNDSAYDPEPKPFCGDSFVEWNVRAPLEVIYEAYEEEEEECTEEKREEELRVIERYASLSMYYPETDTDSSSDGDSPVIGNWDSPEKLCFQWDEEEDREELIEIELDFCKRNSEVEEENLIEIDLTPANLPVGLFCN; this is encoded by the coding sequence ATGGAGGAAAAGAAAAAGTCAAGAAAATTAAAATCCTCCATTCCATATTCAATAGTAGCTTCTATGAGTATCTTACTTTCCATGGAAGAAAATTCAACCAAAATAAATGCCATTCCCACTGAACAACCACTCCACAACCCTATGGCATCCCATTCTCTAATGTCCACCATTGTCACTCTCTACACTCTCATTCTCCTCTACTTCCCCACCACCATTGCTTTTTCTCCAGTCCTCATCTCCACTTCACTTTTATTACTTTCCCTTCTCAAACTCGGTGCAGCTCAAAGAGCTAAAAAACCCGAATCCAAGGACCCATCGTTACAAGTTTCGCGTGATTTTGCTTACCATGATGATTGCACTAGCTGTGCTAATGATTCGGTGTTTGACACGGACTCCAAACCCGACCTGGATCCGGACCCAATACGGTTTCATGACGACTACTTCTCCAACTGTGAAAAGGATTCGGTGTTTGACCCGGAACCTAAACCCGACCGGGATTCCGACTGCTTCGGCGAATCCACTATGGACGCCGTTTGTGGAAACGATTCGGCGTATGACCCGGAACCGAAACCGTTTTGCGGCGACAGCTTTGTGGAGTGGAATGTGAGGGCGCCATTGGAGGTGATATACGAAGCgtacgaagaagaagaagaggaatgtACAGAGGAGAAGAGAGAGGAAGAGTTGAGGGTTATTGAGAGGTACGCGTCGTTGTCAATGTATTACCCGGAAACGGATACGGATAGTTCGTCGGACGGGGATTCGCCGGTCATCGGAAACTGGGATTCGCCGGAGAAATTATGTTTCCAGTGGGACGAGGAGGAAGATAGAGAAGAGTTGATAGAGATTGAATTGGATTTTTGCAAGAGAAATAGCGAAGTTGAGGAAGAGAATTTGATCGAGATTGATCTTACTCCGGCGAATTTGCCGGTGGGGTTATTTTGTAATTAA